Genomic DNA from Nonomuraea rubra:
GTACCGCCGGGCTGTTCGGGTGCTGCCGCCAGACCAGGGCGAGCAGGGCGGGCGCTGTCACGTCCTCGATGAGCAGGCCGGTGAGCCGGTCGCGGTAGGACGCGGCCATCGACTCGCTCAGCACCGCCACCCCGAGCCCGCGTACGGCCAGGCCGGCGATGGCGTCGGCGGCGCTCGCCGCCAGCGACACGGCCGGCCGCAGGCCCTGCGCGGCGCACGCCTGGTCGAACAGGGTACGCAGCCCGGTGCCCGGCGGCATGCACACGATCGCGTGCTCGCACACCTCGCGCAGGGTGACCGCCCGGCCGCGCGCCAGCGGGTGGCCGGGCGGGACGGCGGCGACGAGCCGTTCCTCGATGGTCGTCAGCGCTTCCAGCCCGTCGGGCGTGGCGGTGGTGGTGCCGATGAGGGCCAGGTCGACGGTGCCGTCGCGGACGGCCTCGGTGAGCCGGTCGGAGTTGTCCTCCAGCAGCGAGAGCTCGACGCCCGGATGCGCCGCGTGGAAGGCGGCCAGCGCCTCGAACAGCGGCGTGACCGTGCACCCGATCACCATGCCGACCGTGAGCCGCCCCCTGATCAGGCCGGTCACCTCCCCCACCGCCTGGCCGACCACCCCGGCGGCCGCCAGGGCGGCGCGGGCGTGTTCGAGCGCCGCCTTGCCGGCGACGGTGAGGGTGGCCGCGCGGGCCGAACGGTCGAACAGCTCGGCGCCGAGCTCGCGTTCGAGCCGGCGGATCTGGGCGCTGACGCCGGACTGGCTGATGTGCACCCGCTCGGCGGCCCGGGTGAAGCTCTGCTCCTCCGCGACCGCGACGAAGTACTCGAGCTGCCTCAGTTCCATAACTGGAGATTCTAGATGTCAGCAGTACCAGCTGTTGGACTTCTGGCAAGGGGGTGGGCAGGCTGGAGGGGAACCGCGACAGGAAGAGGAGAGACGCCATGACCGCGTACGAGAAGGCCATGCGGCCGGAGGACCTGACCCGGCTGTTCGTCGAGCGTTCCAACGCCGGCGACGCGGCCGGGGTCGCCGCGCTGTACGAGGAGGACGCGGTGATCGCGTACCCGCCGGGCAGCCGGACCGTCGGCCGCGCGGCCATCCAGGAGCTGTGGGAGAAGGTGCTGGCGAGCCGGCCGCGGTTCGAGCCGGAGCAGCCGCTGCCGACGCTGGTCAGCGGGGAGCTGGCCCTCACCTCCACCCCGCCCAGGGACGGGGCCGGCGCCCGGGCCCAGGTCGTCCGCCGCCAGCCGGACGGGAGCTGGCTGCGCGTGCTCGATCAGCCCGAGTTCGTCACCCCGGGCCGCTGACGGTCGCGCCGGCGGTCACGGGGCGAGTGTGATCTGCGCCAGCTCGCGCCAGTCCCGCTTCCGGCCGTCGCGGGCCGCCTCGGCGAACACCGCCTCACCGAGCCGGTCGCGGGTCTCGTCCGTGATCCTGGCGACGTCCGGCAGCGAACGATCCGGCATCCCGCGTACGGCCTCGCTCGCCGCGAGCAGCCGTACGGCCTGCTCGTCCTGCCCCCGCCGCAGCGCGAGATCCGCGATCCCGACCAGCACCTCGGCCACCATCGGCGGGAACTCCTGCGCCGCGACCGTGCGGAACGCCTCGGCCCGGTGGCTCCGCGACTCCTCCAGGTCCTCGGCGAGGTAGCCCTGGAGGTCCATGACCTGGGCGTGGACGGCGTCGCCCAGCTCCGCCTCGCCCAGCACCGCCCGCACGGTGGCCAGGTGC
This window encodes:
- a CDS encoding LysR family transcriptional regulator; translation: MELRQLEYFVAVAEEQSFTRAAERVHISQSGVSAQIRRLERELGAELFDRSARAATLTVAGKAALEHARAALAAAGVVGQAVGEVTGLIRGRLTVGMVIGCTVTPLFEALAAFHAAHPGVELSLLEDNSDRLTEAVRDGTVDLALIGTTTATPDGLEALTTIEERLVAAVPPGHPLARGRAVTLREVCEHAIVCMPPGTGLRTLFDQACAAQGLRPAVSLAASAADAIAGLAVRGLGVAVLSESMAASYRDRLTGLLIEDVTAPALLALVWRQHPNSPAVREMLRCCRRAFSGEDGAAPR
- a CDS encoding YybH family protein, with the protein product MTAYEKAMRPEDLTRLFVERSNAGDAAGVAALYEEDAVIAYPPGSRTVGRAAIQELWEKVLASRPRFEPEQPLPTLVSGELALTSTPPRDGAGARAQVVRRQPDGSWLRVLDQPEFVTPGR